A stretch of the Borreliella spielmanii genome encodes the following:
- a CDS encoding glycoside hydrolase family 3 N-terminal domain-containing protein translates to MEKEKLIHEMVSKMQDHELLGQMFMISYPNQSITNFVLDFISKKNLGGIKIFGWNAKNLKKLTESINKAQKTSQNNKFKIPLFVATDQEGGLANHIKPHTSETIGNLGITASLSSKDSYNTGYYIAQELSRLGINLNFAPIVDIYSDENNFAIGPRTYSDNPKIVSLLSLAFYKGQKQGGIISTAKHFPGHGNTTLDSHINIPIINSNLLEINLNELMPYKILIQENIPVIMTGHLAYPNLTNGENIPASSSTKIIKDILRKRLKYNNIIITDDLLMSAAKYNNESIYNTIERIVRTKSDIFLISLNENIQKNAYNMLLNLMKKDLEIKNNIIESNKRILRVKLTYLKENINKSNLYPNFNKDEKIYSKEGEKFFEQSTLRGITKVRIKKEISKTKKTLIISPYYKMIAEGKKIFQNTYAYYYNYYPLNEINLQKLDEIKKLIKSFEQVIFNLSTPGSLKYLENLKEYKDRISVIVSLTPQHIKKLNWIKNIVIIYGTTPLAFKSGFLTLTKDFNPKGTIPLRNVINKYYP, encoded by the coding sequence ATGGAAAAAGAAAAACTAATACATGAAATGGTAAGTAAAATGCAAGATCATGAGCTACTAGGACAAATGTTCATGATAAGCTATCCAAATCAATCAATAACAAATTTTGTTCTTGATTTTATAAGTAAAAAGAATCTTGGGGGAATTAAAATTTTTGGATGGAATGCAAAAAATTTAAAAAAATTAACAGAAAGTATTAATAAAGCTCAAAAAACATCTCAAAATAATAAATTTAAAATTCCTTTATTTGTAGCAACAGATCAAGAAGGGGGATTGGCGAACCACATAAAACCACATACATCAGAAACAATTGGTAATCTTGGAATTACAGCATCTCTGTCTTCAAAAGATTCTTATAATACAGGGTATTATATAGCACAAGAATTAAGTCGGCTTGGAATAAATTTAAATTTTGCACCCATAGTAGATATATATAGCGACGAAAATAATTTCGCAATAGGTCCAAGAACATATTCAGATAACCCTAAAATAGTATCACTTCTTTCTCTGGCCTTTTACAAAGGACAAAAACAAGGAGGAATAATTTCTACTGCAAAGCATTTTCCAGGACACGGCAATACTACTCTTGACTCCCATATAAATATTCCAATAATAAATTCTAATTTATTAGAAATAAACTTAAATGAACTTATGCCATATAAAATATTAATACAAGAAAACATCCCGGTAATAATGACAGGCCATCTAGCATATCCAAATCTTACAAATGGAGAAAATATTCCTGCATCATCCTCAACAAAAATAATCAAAGACATACTAAGAAAAAGATTAAAATATAATAATATAATAATTACTGATGACCTATTAATGAGCGCAGCAAAATACAATAATGAAAGTATCTACAATACAATTGAAAGAATAGTTAGAACTAAAAGTGACATTTTTTTAATATCTTTAAATGAAAATATACAAAAAAATGCTTACAATATGCTGTTAAACTTAATGAAAAAAGATTTAGAAATAAAAAACAATATTATTGAATCTAATAAAAGAATATTAAGAGTTAAATTGACATACTTAAAAGAAAATATAAACAAATCTAATCTTTATCCTAATTTCAATAAAGATGAGAAAATATATTCAAAAGAAGGTGAAAAATTTTTCGAACAAAGCACATTAAGGGGTATTACAAAAGTAAGAATAAAAAAAGAAATATCTAAAACTAAAAAAACCCTTATAATATCTCCTTACTATAAAATGATTGCAGAAGGCAAAAAAATATTTCAAAATACATATGCTTATTATTATAACTATTATCCCTTAAACGAGATTAATCTCCAAAAACTCGACGAAATTAAAAAATTAATTAAAAGTTTTGAACAAGTTATCTTTAACTTATCAACACCAGGAAGCTTGAAATATTTAGAAAATTTAAAAGAATACAAAGATAGAATAAGTGTAATTGTATCTCTTACCCCTCAACACATCAAAAAATTAAATTGGATAAAAAACATAGTAATTATTTATGGAACAACACCTCTGGCATTTAAATCTGGATTCTTAACACTCACTAAAGACTTTAATCCAAAAGGAACTATTCCTTTAAGGAATGTTATAAATAAATATTATCCTTAA
- a CDS encoding DHH family phosphoesterase, giving the protein MRDVINFIKKYNNFIIIGHKDPDFDCIGSSLALSSFLSRIGKNSILLNEGPFVRKEIIPFRDKFLSEWPNIELSDYSVIILDCSILDRIGDEFIFYVKDMPILVIDHHMSGEKLKCVGYIDPFAPSTTFLIEKLIREFGYDLTKEEAWYILVGFCTDTGFFKFISRSDPEPFEMVARLVSKGISLKEVYSYIEATKSLKSIETLKLMLNSLESYWNGKVLFTSLSFSTFSKDGSVIGVNELFYMILSNVENNEILGILKEMEDGSIIVGLRSKDSFNVGKLAEDFGGGGHKNASGFRIKQGSLEIVKNRMLAYIKDNIYL; this is encoded by the coding sequence ATGAGGGATGTTATTAATTTTATTAAAAAGTATAATAATTTTATTATTATTGGGCACAAAGATCCTGATTTTGATTGTATAGGTTCGTCTTTAGCTTTATCGTCTTTTCTCTCAAGAATTGGTAAAAATTCTATTTTATTAAATGAAGGTCCTTTTGTTAGAAAAGAAATAATTCCCTTTAGGGATAAATTTTTATCTGAATGGCCTAATATTGAGCTTTCAGATTATTCGGTTATTATTTTAGATTGCTCAATTTTAGATAGAATAGGTGATGAATTTATATTTTATGTAAAGGATATGCCTATTTTAGTAATTGATCATCATATGTCTGGTGAGAAATTAAAATGTGTAGGTTATATTGATCCTTTTGCACCCTCTACTACTTTTTTAATTGAAAAATTAATAAGAGAGTTTGGGTATGATCTTACAAAAGAAGAGGCCTGGTATATTTTAGTGGGATTTTGTACTGATACTGGTTTTTTTAAATTTATTTCAAGAAGTGATCCAGAGCCTTTTGAAATGGTTGCAAGATTGGTTTCAAAAGGAATAAGTCTTAAAGAAGTTTATAGCTATATAGAAGCAACTAAAAGCTTGAAATCAATAGAAACTCTCAAGTTAATGTTAAACAGTCTTGAATCTTATTGGAATGGAAAGGTTTTGTTTACATCTTTATCTTTTTCTACTTTTAGCAAAGATGGTAGCGTTATTGGGGTTAATGAACTTTTTTATATGATTTTAAGTAATGTTGAGAATAATGAAATTTTAGGTATTTTAAAAGAAATGGAGGATGGTTCGATTATAGTTGGACTAAGATCTAAAGATTCTTTTAATGTTGGAAAATTGGCAGAAGATTTTGGAGGTGGGGGGCATAAAAATGCTAGTGGGTTTAGAATTAAACAAGGTTCCCTAGAGATTGTAAAAAATCGAATGCTAGCATACATTAAGGATAATATTTATTTATAA
- the cdd gene encoding cytidine deaminase: MKKPKQEDINKAFYMAEKARNNSYSPYSKFKVGACIKTETNDFFIGTNVENASFGATCCAERNAISNMIVKIGVQTIDFLLLNTSPEAIPCAICLQVMTEFFDQNTKIIITESNSFNENKMPTKIYTLKDLLKVPFDQKELQRVTQ; this comes from the coding sequence GTGAAAAAACCAAAACAAGAAGATATTAATAAAGCATTTTATATGGCAGAAAAAGCAAGAAACAATTCATATTCTCCATATTCAAAATTCAAAGTAGGTGCCTGCATTAAGACTGAAACAAACGATTTTTTTATTGGAACAAATGTTGAGAATGCAAGCTTTGGAGCAACTTGTTGCGCAGAAAGAAACGCTATTTCAAATATGATTGTAAAAATTGGTGTACAAACAATAGATTTTTTATTACTTAACACAAGCCCTGAAGCTATTCCATGTGCTATATGCCTACAAGTAATGACAGAATTTTTTGATCAAAATACAAAAATAATAATAACAGAATCTAATTCATTTAATGAAAACAAAATGCCAACAAAAATTTATACATTAAAAGATTTGCTTAAAGTTCCTTTTGATCAAAAAGAGCTACAAAGAGTAACACAATAG
- a CDS encoding cation diffusion facilitator family transporter, which yields MVKVISLKNIHKFDYLKLDPLQKEDVYIVYIENNSKLIANLKTKAKGNQIELIHFYISDDFKSEGIERILISNLIHYGKKNKFKTISCKISEIQEELLSLGFENKDSQYKKELASEIEEDKFVMGIGIISIFTEVASISSKLTVGILFNSFALIADAFHVMADFVLSTITYFSLKITSKPETIYYPHGHKLMESLIAFIMGIIILMAGFTLFLNTTGLNKFITLGGESGFNLHIHQNKNKNDNIHEDDHGHSHDNDNNNNHNHNHNHNEEDKKNILEIFSNKSLKKSLWIPMIPFIFFIVKIIEYLTKFQIGKRYNNQLLLALASADKNCIFSHGGITLSLLLATYMWSGFDKIMSIFIGFIIIKEGLNVIINNANNLLSKQNIDLKRSVKDTLKNLHTNFKTLNFHNQGNKLVLYIKINLNSENDFQSFINKTENIRKIIKQEYKEINDIHFLV from the coding sequence ATGGTCAAGGTAATAAGTTTAAAAAACATTCATAAATTTGATTATTTAAAACTAGATCCTTTACAAAAAGAAGATGTCTACATCGTTTATATTGAAAATAATTCAAAATTAATTGCAAATCTTAAAACAAAAGCAAAAGGCAATCAAATTGAACTAATTCATTTTTATATTAGTGATGATTTTAAATCAGAAGGTATAGAAAGAATACTGATTAGCAATTTAATTCATTATGGTAAAAAAAATAAATTTAAAACAATTTCATGCAAAATTAGTGAAATACAAGAAGAGCTTTTAAGTTTGGGATTTGAAAACAAAGATTCTCAATATAAAAAAGAATTAGCATCTGAAATAGAAGAAGATAAATTTGTAATGGGAATAGGAATAATCTCTATATTTACCGAAGTAGCATCAATATCTTCCAAGCTTACTGTTGGAATACTGTTTAACTCATTTGCACTTATTGCTGACGCTTTCCATGTCATGGCCGACTTTGTTTTATCTACAATAACTTACTTTAGTTTAAAAATTACAAGCAAACCTGAAACCATTTACTATCCTCATGGGCACAAACTAATGGAAAGCTTAATAGCTTTTATCATGGGAATAATCATACTAATGGCGGGATTTACACTATTTTTAAATACAACCGGATTAAATAAATTTATAACTCTTGGAGGAGAGTCTGGATTTAATCTGCACATACACCAAAACAAAAATAAAAATGATAATATACATGAAGATGACCATGGTCACTCGCACGACAACGACAACAACAACAACCACAACCACAACCACAACCACAACGAAGAAGACAAAAAAAATATACTAGAAATATTTTCAAATAAATCCCTTAAAAAAAGCTTATGGATACCAATGATCCCCTTCATTTTTTTTATAGTGAAAATAATAGAATATTTAACAAAATTCCAAATAGGAAAAAGATATAATAATCAACTTCTCTTAGCATTAGCTTCAGCTGATAAAAACTGCATATTCTCGCATGGCGGGATTACACTAAGCTTACTACTTGCAACTTACATGTGGAGTGGCTTTGACAAAATTATGTCTATATTTATTGGCTTTATCATAATAAAAGAGGGGCTTAACGTAATAATAAATAACGCAAACAATTTACTCTCAAAACAAAATATAGATCTTAAAAGAAGCGTAAAAGACACATTAAAAAATTTACATACAAACTTTAAAACACTAAATTTCCATAATCAAGGCAACAAACTTGTGCTTTATATCAAAATAAATTTAAATTCAGAAAATGACTTTCAAAGTTTCATAAATAAAACAGAAAATATTAGAAAAATAATAAAACAAGAATATAAAGAAATAAATGATATACATTTCTTAGTTTGA